Genomic segment of Orenia marismortui DSM 5156:
ATACATTGTAATTAATCTTGAATATATAATAGCTATTAATAAATATAAAATAATACTAACGGATAGCTAGTCACAAATGACAAGTTGATTAATTGATTTACTGCTTGCTTATGACTTCTCAACAACGCATTATTCTATCTAATAAATCAACTTCCTATTAGCATAAGACCTTATGTTTATAATAATATATTAATTAGGTCTATTAAAGTTTAGTTAAAATTTCAGGCCCCTTCTTAGTTATAGCAACAGTATGTTCAAAATGTGCAGATAGCTCCCCATCAGTAGTAACTGCTGTCCATCCATCATCTAAAACTTTAACCTTATGAGTTCCTATATTAATCATAGGTTCAATTGCTAAAACCATACCTTCTTTCAATCTTGGCCCTCTTCCTGCAGGACCAAAGTTAGGTATTTGAGGATCTTCATGAAGTCCTCTTCCAATTCCATGTCCTACAAAACGCCTTACTACTGAATATCCATGCTTCTCAGCGTGATTTTGAACTGCATGAGAAATATCAGACAACCGATTCCCTGTAACCGCCTGCTCAATCCCCTTATATAAAGATTCTTCTGTAGCTTTTAATAGACCATTAGCCTTCTCAGATACTTGACCAACTGCTAATGTATATGCCGAATCTCCATAATAACCATCTATAATAACTCCCATATCAATACTAATAATATCACCAGATTCTAATACCCTTTTTCCTGGAAAGCCATGCACTACTTCTTCATTGATAGAGATACATAGAGTATAAGGAAAACCTTGATAACCTTTAAAAGCTGGCTTAGCACCTTTACTCAAAACAAACTCTTCTGCTATTCTATCAAGCTCACCTGTAGTAATTCCTGGAGCAACTTTTTCAGCTAATAGAGCATGAGTCTCTGCTACTATCTTTCCAGCTTTCTTCATAATTTCTATTTCACGTCTAGACTTTCTAATAATCATCTTCTTTATCACCTCTAAAAATTTTCTTAACACCAAAATTCAATTATAATAAGTCCTTGACTAAAGTTTATCAATTATAAATTAGATAATATTTAACCACAATTAGATTCTTTTTATAATTATACATTAATTACACATAGATAGCAAAAATATTATACTCAAGACTTATCCTTTATATCTTAGTATATCTAAATTACCACTAGCTAAACAGCTAAAATCTAAATTAGAAAATGAAAAACTTAAATTTATTATTTGATGCTTCTTATATAGATATCTGATTAATAAGATAAAATAAATATTTATCTTTACGCGTTGTGCTAGTTAAACCTTAATATAAATAGTGTCTTTTTATGGGTATAAAGAGACACTTTTAGGTGCTAGGTGATAGGTCATAGGAGTTAGTAAGATCTTTCTATGTCCTAGTTCCTAACGCCTAACTCCGAAACTGTCGCTTTATCATTCTATTGTATCAGTTCTTTTAATAGCACAACGCGTTATCTTTATACTATTCAATAGCTACTTCCTAAAAACATTAATAAATTCTAATAAAAAACTAAGCCATCTTAGTGTAAAATAAGTGTAGGTAAATTTAATCAAAAAATTAGAAAAAGGACTCCTCTTTTGATAAAGTGTTAAGTACCTAATCAAAACACATCAAGGAGGAGTCCCTATGGATACAATTATACAGCAGTTTGGAGAAAAAATTAAGGATAATTCAGAAGAATTTTTAAAAAATATTCTATTGAGTGATAAAGAAGATATTTCAGACTTTATAAATACTCTAAGAAAAGACTTTGATGAATTAGGTAAAGAGTTGTGTAAGTATATTATAGAAGTAATAGATGAAGTAATTAAGGAAAGTCCTGAGCGTAAAAAGAATTGGAAGATAGTAAGAAAAAAGAAGAGAAAATTGATAACAGAGTTTGGTGAAGTTGAATTTGAGAGAAGGTATTATAAATCTAAGTTCAATAAAGAGTATGAACATTTAGCAGATAAAAAATTAGGTATAGATAAGTATCAAAGGATAGATACTGGCTTAGAAGCAAAGATAGTAGATTTATCAATTGATAAATCTTACGCCAAAGTAGGAGAGGAAGTAGTGAATAATTTAACTATAACAGGTCAAACAGTTATGAATAAAATAAGAAAATTAGGTAAAATAGAAAACGATAAATTAAGTAATCCGAAAGCAAAAAGAAAGATTGATTATTTATATATAGAAGCTGATGAAGACCATGTTTCTTTGCAAAACGGGAAGAATGCTGTACCAAGATTAGTTTATGTTCATGAAGGAATTATTAAAGAAAATGGTAGAAATAAGTTAAAGAACAGTTATTCCTTTTCAGGTATGTATAACAAGTCGGAAGACTTGTGGCTAGAAATTATGGACTATATAGAGGATAATTACGACTTTGATAGCATAAAGCAGATTTATATTGCAGGAGATGGGGCACTTTGGATTAAAGAGGGTTTAAAGTGGTTGCCTAAAAGTAAGCAGATACTAGATAGATATCATTTAAATAAGTATGTTTTAAAGGCTACAGGACATGCCCAAAAGCTTAGATTTGATCTTTGGCAAGGAATAAATAATTTAGATAAAGTACAGATAAAAGAGATATTTAGTGAATTGATATCTCAAGCTGAAAAGGAATCTAAGAAGAAAGCGATAAGACAAAGTAGAAGCTATATTTATAATAACTGGGCTGGAATAGTAAACTATTATAAAGATGAAAATGCTATTGGTTGTAGTGCTGAAGGTCATGTTAGTCATATATTATCAGATAGATTAAGTTCAAGACCAATG
This window contains:
- the map gene encoding type I methionyl aminopeptidase encodes the protein MIIRKSRREIEIMKKAGKIVAETHALLAEKVAPGITTGELDRIAEEFVLSKGAKPAFKGYQGFPYTLCISINEEVVHGFPGKRVLESGDIISIDMGVIIDGYYGDSAYTLAVGQVSEKANGLLKATEESLYKGIEQAVTGNRLSDISHAVQNHAEKHGYSVVRRFVGHGIGRGLHEDPQIPNFGPAGRGPRLKEGMVLAIEPMINIGTHKVKVLDDGWTAVTTDGELSAHFEHTVAITKKGPEILTKL
- a CDS encoding ISLre2 family transposase translates to MDTIIQQFGEKIKDNSEEFLKNILLSDKEDISDFINTLRKDFDELGKELCKYIIEVIDEVIKESPERKKNWKIVRKKKRKLITEFGEVEFERRYYKSKFNKEYEHLADKKLGIDKYQRIDTGLEAKIVDLSIDKSYAKVGEEVVNNLTITGQTVMNKIRKLGKIENDKLSNPKAKRKIDYLYIEADEDHVSLQNGKNAVPRLVYVHEGIIKENGRNKLKNSYSFSGMYNKSEDLWLEIMDYIEDNYDFDSIKQIYIAGDGALWIKEGLKWLPKSKQILDRYHLNKYVLKATGHAQKLRFDLWQGINNLDKVQIKEIFSELISQAEKESKKKAIRQSRSYIYNNWAGIVNYYKDENAIGCSAEGHVSHILSDRLSSRPMGWSEVGVDQMARLRSFKFNGGTEYELKEIILEKARKEQKEEKIVEIESKVVKNNLKKKFAEPSNNIPSINKGVRTRLFKAVKSLL